In Pseudomonadota bacterium, the following proteins share a genomic window:
- a CDS encoding sigma-54-dependent Fis family transcriptional regulator has product QVENLYLKSLLKEHRGRINNAARAAGIHSRSLFNKMKRLGIKKEDYR; this is encoded by the coding sequence TCAGGTGGAAAATCTCTACCTGAAAAGCCTCCTCAAGGAACACCGGGGAAGAATCAACAATGCCGCCAGAGCAGCCGGAATTCACTCAAGAAGCCTGTTCAACAAGATGAAACGACTCGGGATAAAAAAAGAGGATTATCGGTAA
- a CDS encoding VanZ family protein has product MDTFSRFLSAVFFCFIIWIIYLADSGTNSVFFGLVKALPHGDKIGHLILFGLLALGANTFFKLRRFRVGGTEMFVGTCLVIGFVTMEELSQYCIPSRTFDPFDLLANMVGIVVFSFISNTPKLRLIANK; this is encoded by the coding sequence ATGGATACATTCAGCCGATTTCTTTCCGCGGTATTTTTTTGCTTCATCATTTGGATAATATACCTGGCCGATTCCGGCACGAATAGTGTGTTTTTTGGTCTGGTAAAAGCTCTGCCGCATGGCGACAAAATCGGCCATCTGATTCTTTTCGGTCTTCTTGCCCTGGGAGCGAATACCTTCTTCAAGCTTCGCCGCTTCAGGGTCGGCGGAACCGAGATGTTTGTGGGGACCTGCCTGGTCATAGGCTTTGTCACCATGGAAGAACTCAGTCAGTATTGTATCCCAAGCAGAACCTTTGACCCCTTTGACCTGCTTGCCAATATGGTAGGAATTGTTGTTTTTTCATTCATCTCAAACACCCCAAAGTTGCGATTGATTGCGAATAAATAG
- the creD gene encoding cell envelope integrity protein CreD produces MSIESTKIGSLCRLGREMKSSVNVRLFIIGVLCLVLLIPAMMVKSLITEREGYRSGASQEISSKWGESQVIAGPVLTVPFKNYFKDDKGNTQCTTRYAHFLPNNLEIQGKVDTQTRYRGIYKVPLYSATMSLNGQFPPPDFKGLGVSEENVLWQDAFVAIGITDMKGIRSPISITWNGQPLPVNPGIATNDVLESGVSSALALDQGTEQYNFTANLEVNGSSELQFVPLGKETHLAMHSNWSDPSFTGQFLPKERQISKNGFDAEWQVLHFNRNYPQQWLGNKHYVQGSSFGTNFLLPVDHYQKTMRTAKYAAMFIALTFLAFFIIEILNHRIIHPVQYIMIGLALIIFYALLLSISEHISFNVAYLIASVAIIGMITAYTKGFLANTTLAMLIAAKLSVLYSFLFVVLQLQDYALLFGSIGLFVALGVAMYLTRNIDWYNAFAAGVRPEPIPKQM; encoded by the coding sequence ATGTCTATCGAATCAACAAAAATAGGCTCCCTGTGCAGGCTGGGCCGGGAGATGAAAAGTTCAGTGAATGTGCGCCTGTTCATCATCGGCGTATTGTGTCTTGTTTTGTTGATTCCGGCCATGATGGTCAAGTCGCTGATTACCGAACGTGAAGGGTATCGGAGCGGCGCCTCACAGGAAATCAGTTCCAAATGGGGTGAGTCGCAGGTGATTGCCGGTCCGGTGCTGACGGTCCCCTTTAAAAATTATTTTAAAGATGACAAGGGCAATACCCAGTGCACAACCCGCTATGCCCATTTCCTGCCGAACAACCTGGAAATTCAGGGCAAGGTCGACACCCAGACCCGTTACCGGGGCATCTATAAAGTTCCGCTCTACAGTGCAACAATGAGTCTTAACGGGCAATTCCCTCCACCTGATTTCAAGGGGCTTGGCGTGTCTGAAGAAAATGTGCTCTGGCAAGATGCCTTTGTGGCAATCGGCATCACCGACATGAAGGGGATTCGCTCGCCGATTTCGATCACCTGGAACGGGCAGCCATTACCGGTAAATCCCGGCATTGCCACGAACGACGTTCTGGAATCAGGGGTGAGTTCGGCCTTGGCATTGGACCAGGGAACTGAACAATACAACTTTACCGCCAACTTAGAGGTCAACGGCAGCAGTGAACTTCAATTTGTGCCGCTCGGCAAAGAAACCCATCTGGCCATGCATTCAAACTGGAGTGACCCGAGTTTCACCGGCCAATTTCTACCGAAAGAAAGACAGATCAGTAAAAATGGTTTTGATGCGGAATGGCAGGTTCTGCATTTTAACAGAAATTATCCACAGCAGTGGCTTGGCAACAAGCATTACGTGCAAGGATCCTCTTTCGGCACGAATTTTCTGCTGCCGGTCGATCATTATCAGAAAACGATGCGCACGGCAAAATATGCGGCGATGTTCATTGCCCTGACCTTTCTGGCCTTTTTTATCATCGAAATTTTGAATCATCGAATCATCCACCCGGTCCAATATATCATGATCGGCCTGGCCTTGATTATTTTTTACGCCTTACTGTTGTCGATCTCCGAACATATCTCGTTTAACGTCGCCTATCTTATCGCAAGTGTGGCGATCATCGGGATGATCACCGCCTATACCAAGGGATTTCTGGCGAACACCACCCTTGCCATGTTGATCGCGGCCAAACTCTCGGTTCTGTACAGTTTCCTCTTCGTGGTCTTACAGTTGCAGGACTACGCCTTATTGTTCGGCAGTATCGGCTTGTTTGTCGCCCTTGGTGTTGCGATGTATCTCACCAGAAATATTGACTGGTATAATGCCTTCGCCGCCGGTGTCCGGCCGGAACCCATTCCGAAACAAATGTAA